In a genomic window of Malassezia japonica chromosome 4, complete sequence:
- a CDS encoding uncharacterized protein (COG:O; TransMembrane:1 (n2-13c18/19o248-265i); EggNog:ENOG503P0JM; SECRETED:SignalP(1-18)) — MLLAFFPLLAVLVQLASAFSHPPSRRDSILSPLNDPFYTPPKGWKKASNGDVLRTRKVDLAFLQIDEINYEAAYQILYRTTGAYENDPSTTVTTVIIPHNAKRDKLVNYMIYTDAAGAQCAPSYAMRKGGKIATDLALNYQQLLFSTLLEEGYIMTLPDHQGPTRAFAAGRLEGRMSLDGIRATLNYERIGLSKKSKVASFGYSGGAIASGWAAALQPSYAPEINAVGFAMGGTPANITSTVENLNDGLFSGFGIAGVVGLLYTYPKIMEWSKGKITKAGHQAIEFARNNCLVQTLLEYPFQKLLSDKFVLGGGELLYDPTIRSVIYDMVMGYKKSETPTVPVYMFHGQHDEVIPFNSAIKTGRDWAKHGADVYFEELTDVTMAHLTSELFNLPNVLFFVRDRMEGKSFSKGFTHKRTGNPLEDPGVPLKGLGSLVEAIQNIVGKEVGPGDAYIHSKIKHHAHRQ, encoded by the coding sequence ATGCTTTTGGCTTTTTTCCCACTTCTAGCTGTGCTGGTCCAACTGGCATCGGCTTTTTCGCATCCCCCATCGCGTCGCGATAGCATCCTGAGCCCTCTCAACGATCCTTTCTATACCCCTCCCAAAGGATGGAAGAAAGCCAGCAACGGAGATGTACTCCGTACTCGCAAGGTCGATCTTGCCTTCTTGCAAATCGACGAGATCAACTATGAAGCCGCCTACCAGATCCTTTACCGCACCACCGGTGCCTATGAGAACGACCCCTCAACCACCGTCACTACTGTCATTATTCCTCACAATGCCAAGCGCGACAAGCTTGTCAACTACATGATCTATACGGATGCTGCTGGTGCGCAGTGCGCTCCTTCTTACGCAATGCGCAAGGGTGGAAAGATTGCAACCGATCTCGCTCTTAACTACCAGCAACTCCTCTTCTCTACGCTTCTTGAAGAAGGCTATATCATGACCTTACCGGACCACCAGGGACCCACCCGCGCCTTTGCTGCTGGACGCCTTGAAGGCCGTATGTCGCTCGATGGTATCCGTGCCACCCTCAACTATGAGCGCATCGGTCTCAGCAAGAAGTCCAAGGTGGCCTCGTTCGGTTACTCGGGTGGTGCCATTGCTTCTGGCTGGgctgccgcgctgcagccgaGCTACGCTCCCGAGATCAACGCGGTAGGATTTGCGATGGGCGGAACGCCTGCCAACATCACGAGCACGGTGGAGAACCTGAACGATGGTCTGTTTTCTGGCTTTGGTATTGCCGGTGTCGTGGGTCTTTTGTACACGTACCCAAAGATTATGGAGTGGTCCAAGGGCAAGATCACAAAGGCGGGACACCAAGCAATTGAGTTCGCACGCAACAACTGTCTTGTTCAAACGCTTCTTGAATATCCGTTCCAGAAGTTGCTGAGCGACAAGTTTGTCCTGGGCGGAGGAGAGCTGCTCTACGACCCCACGATTCGTTCCGTTATTTATGATATGGTTATGGGATACAAGAAGAGTGAGACCCCCACGGTTCCTGTTTACATGTTCCACGGTCAGCATGATGAAGTCATTCCGTTTAATTCTGCTATCAAGACTGGCAGGGACTGGGCGAAGCACGGTGCCGATGTCTACTTCGAAGAGCTCACTGATGTCACGATGGCTCATCTTACCTCGGAACTTTTTAATCTCCCCAACGTCCTCTTCTTTGTGCGCGATCGCATGGAAGGCAAGTCGTTCTCCAAGGGATTCACCCATAAGCGGACCGGAAACCCGCTCGAGGACCCGGGCGTACCTCTGAAGGGTCTCGGATCTCTGGTTGAAGCCATCCAGAACATTGTCGGCAAGGAGGTTGGCCCTGGAGATGCGTACATTCATTCCAAGATCAAACATCACGCTCACCGCCAGTGA